The genomic region ATTTACAGAATCGCCAAATCAACTCCTCTGCTTCTTGTTGACGAAAATGCAAGGTTTTTTCCGCCATAATTGCTTCCGATTCCCTAGCTTGTAACAGTGCATTTAAAGCCAAAAGCGATCGCCCTTCCCGATTTAGTATATTTAGAATAGTTTGCTTTAGCTCTTGTATTTGAGGTTTGGGGGTTTCCCATTCATAACTGATCCTACCATCCGCATATTCCACCCTCACCTCCATGGGTGCAGGTTCAGCGGCTACCATCACAATTTCATCTGGTAATAACGGATCACTTTGCTGACTACCCGTAGCTGCTCCTAAAACTTGTAAATTGTGATAAATTGCGCTTTTATCGGTATCTGGATACAAATCTATTTTATTAAACACTAAAATCAGAGGTTTTTGAGCTTGTCGTAATTCCAGTAAAGCTTGGTACTCTGTTCTAGTTATATCTCCGGATACAACAAACAGAATTAGATCAGCCTGTTGTGCCACAGTGCGAGCCATTTCTCCCCGAACTTCCCCATTGATTTCATCCAAACCAGGAGTATCAATTAATTCAACATACACCTTAGTACCTGGTTGCCAACGGAGGGAGCGGGGCCATTGAGTGACACCATTAAGAGGTCCTGTTTCCAGGATTTTTTCCCCCAGGAGGGAATTTAACACAGCGGACTTACCACGACTGACCAGACCAAAAGCAGCTATTTTGATCAGATTTAAGTCCAGCTTGTGCAGGGTAGCATTGAGGATTTCTATTTGAGGTTTAATCAAACTTGCCAAATCTGGTCTAGACGATAAGTGTCCTGACTTACGAAGATAGGCATACCAAGACAGAGTTTGTTTGATGCTGGCACGAGCGCGATTTAGATGGGTTTCTTGGGAAACTACTCGCGACTGAAATTCCTGCATTGTGAACACTAGGTGACCAAATAAGTTTAGTTTATCATGAAATCATTGCCGACTGCTATACCAATGCTCGCCAGACTACTTCCTGAAATGGCGATGCAAACCTAGAACGGTTATTAAGGCAACCAAGCTTCATCTAAAAGCTGCTCCAGAGTAGCAATAGGTTGGGAAGGAAATGTATCCAAAGGCAATTGGGACCGCTTGGATGCAATTTTTCTTCCATCCAAATAACAATCGCTGAGGACTTGTTCAGCAAATGTGTTTAAACTAGGACTACGCTTTAACAAACGATTGATTTGCAATCGAAAATTGAGGATTTCTGCTTCCCAATGGCCCCGATTGCGCTCTAATTCAGATTCCCAATAACGCCACTTCAATAAATGCTCCCATAATCTGATTAATAAGCTTTCCAATTTATTTTTATCTCTTTGACTCAAATCCAAGACTTCTTCTAACAAATTATCCATATCCAGATCGGCGAAGTTTTTG from Cylindrospermopsis curvispora GIHE-G1 harbors:
- a CDS encoding GTP-binding protein — translated: MQEFQSRVVSQETHLNRARASIKQTLSWYAYLRKSGHLSSRPDLASLIKPQIEILNATLHKLDLNLIKIAAFGLVSRGKSAVLNSLLGEKILETGPLNGVTQWPRSLRWQPGTKVYVELIDTPGLDEINGEVRGEMARTVAQQADLILFVVSGDITRTEYQALLELRQAQKPLILVFNKIDLYPDTDKSAIYHNLQVLGAATGSQQSDPLLPDEIVMVAAEPAPMEVRVEYADGRISYEWETPKPQIQELKQTILNILNREGRSLLALNALLQARESEAIMAEKTLHFRQQEAEELIWRFCKYKALAIALNPIAFLDVIGGLITDLALIRSLARLYSLPMTSYEATKLLKTILLSSGGLLLSEIASNLVLGMGKSAAVVSGENSINITTFAGGALAQSGVASYGAYAVGKAAQVYLENGCTWGRLGANTVIEEILTQVEKNTILYRLKQKIK
- a CDS encoding DUF29 domain-containing protein, which translates into the protein MKNQHARLVSTCTQLYELDYNLWVLETAKQLQSKNFADLDMDNLLEEVLDLSQRDKNKLESLLIRLWEHLLKWRYWESELERNRGHWEAEILNFRLQINRLLKRSPSLNTFAEQVLSDCYLDGRKIASKRSQLPLDTFPSQPIATLEQLLDEAWLP